A single genomic interval of Nycticebus coucang isolate mNycCou1 chromosome 21, mNycCou1.pri, whole genome shotgun sequence harbors:
- the RALY gene encoding RNA-binding protein Raly isoform X1 → MSLKIQTSNVTNKNDPKSINSRVFIGNLNTTVVKKSDVETIFSKYGRVAGCSVHKGYAFVQYANERHARAAVLGENGRVLAGQTLDINMAGEPKPNRPKGLKRAASAIYSGYSFDYDYYRDDFYDRLFDYRGRLSPVPVPRVVPVKRARVTVPLVRRVKTTIPVKLFARSTASGSAKIKLKSSELQAIKTELTQIKSNIDALLGRLEQIAEEQKANADGKKKGDSNAGGGGGGSSGGGSGGGSCSGSGNSGSSNRPTAPKEDIPSGVAMPQGETQTRDYGEEEGLLAHSEEELEHSQDTDAEDGGLH, encoded by the exons ATGTCCTTGAAGATCCAGACAAGCAATGTAACCAACAAGAATGACCCCAAATCCATCAACTCTCGGGTCTTCATTGGAAATCTCAACACAACTGTGGTGAAGAAGTCAGATGTGGAGACCATATTCTCTAAGTATGGTCGTGTGGCTGGCTGTTCTGTGCACAAGGGCTACGCCTTTGTCCAGTATGCCAATGAGCGCCATGCCCGGGCAGCTGTGCTGGGAGAGAATGGGCGGGTGCTGGCCGGGCAGACCCTGG ACATCAACATGGCTGGAGAGCCCAAGCCCAACAGACCCAAGGGGCTAAAGAGAGCAGCATCTGCCATATACAG TGGCTACAGCTTTGACTATGATTACTACCGGGACGACTTCTACGACAG GCTCTTCGATTACCGGGGCCGCCTGTCACCTGTGCCAGTGCCCAGGGTAGTCCCTGTGAAACGAGCCCGGGTCACAGTCCCTTTGGTCCGACGTGTCAAAACTACCATACCTGTCAAGCTCTTTGCCCGCTCCACAGCCTCCGGCTCAGCCAAGATCAAGT TAAAGAGCAGTGAGCTGCAGGCCATCAAGACAGAGTTGACACAGATCAAGTCTAACATTGATGCCCTGCTGGGCCGCTTGGAGCAGATCGCTGAGGAGCAAAAAGCCAATGCAG ATGGCAAGAAGAAGGGCGACAGCAATGCtggtggtggcggcggcggcagcagtggtggtggcagtggcggTGGTAGTTGCAGTGGCAGTGGTAATAGTGGCAGCAGCAACCGGCCAACAGCCCCCAAGGAGGACATACCTTCTGGAGTAGCCATGCCTCAGGGGGAAACACAGACTCGAGACTACGGCGAGGAGGAGGGGCTGCTGGCACATAGTGAGGAAGAGCTG GAGCACAGCCAGGACACAGATGCGGAGGATGGAGGCTTGCATTAA
- the RALY gene encoding RNA-binding protein Raly isoform X2: MSLKIQTSNVTNKNDPKSINSRVFIGNLNTTVVKKSDVETIFSKYGRVAGCSVHKGYAFVQYANERHARAAVLGENGRVLAGQTLDINMAGEPKPNRPKGLKRAASAIYRLFDYRGRLSPVPVPRVVPVKRARVTVPLVRRVKTTIPVKLFARSTASGSAKIKLKSSELQAIKTELTQIKSNIDALLGRLEQIAEEQKANADGKKKGDSNAGGGGGGSSGGGSGGGSCSGSGNSGSSNRPTAPKEDIPSGVAMPQGETQTRDYGEEEGLLAHSEEELEHSQDTDAEDGGLH, translated from the exons ATGTCCTTGAAGATCCAGACAAGCAATGTAACCAACAAGAATGACCCCAAATCCATCAACTCTCGGGTCTTCATTGGAAATCTCAACACAACTGTGGTGAAGAAGTCAGATGTGGAGACCATATTCTCTAAGTATGGTCGTGTGGCTGGCTGTTCTGTGCACAAGGGCTACGCCTTTGTCCAGTATGCCAATGAGCGCCATGCCCGGGCAGCTGTGCTGGGAGAGAATGGGCGGGTGCTGGCCGGGCAGACCCTGG ACATCAACATGGCTGGAGAGCCCAAGCCCAACAGACCCAAGGGGCTAAAGAGAGCAGCATCTGCCATATACAG GCTCTTCGATTACCGGGGCCGCCTGTCACCTGTGCCAGTGCCCAGGGTAGTCCCTGTGAAACGAGCCCGGGTCACAGTCCCTTTGGTCCGACGTGTCAAAACTACCATACCTGTCAAGCTCTTTGCCCGCTCCACAGCCTCCGGCTCAGCCAAGATCAAGT TAAAGAGCAGTGAGCTGCAGGCCATCAAGACAGAGTTGACACAGATCAAGTCTAACATTGATGCCCTGCTGGGCCGCTTGGAGCAGATCGCTGAGGAGCAAAAAGCCAATGCAG ATGGCAAGAAGAAGGGCGACAGCAATGCtggtggtggcggcggcggcagcagtggtggtggcagtggcggTGGTAGTTGCAGTGGCAGTGGTAATAGTGGCAGCAGCAACCGGCCAACAGCCCCCAAGGAGGACATACCTTCTGGAGTAGCCATGCCTCAGGGGGAAACACAGACTCGAGACTACGGCGAGGAGGAGGGGCTGCTGGCACATAGTGAGGAAGAGCTG GAGCACAGCCAGGACACAGATGCGGAGGATGGAGGCTTGCATTAA